In Spirosoma aureum, a single genomic region encodes these proteins:
- a CDS encoding lactate utilization protein B, whose amino-acid sequence MDTASPKHAKAAEAFLRDEENTDWHNETLWFVRSKRDRAAQSLPEWEQLREQASQIKAHTLSKLDDYLIQLEENARQNGIIVHWAANGDEHNQIVLDIMRKHKATKIVKSKSMLTEECHLNPFLIKEGIEVIDTDLGERIVQLRNEPPSHIVLPAIHLKKKHIGDLFHIHLGTEAGATDPQYLTEAARIHLRQKFLLADVAITGVNFAIAETGGFVVCTNEGNADLGAHLAKVHIACMGIEKVIPQAEHLGVFLRLLARSATGQAVTTYSSHFRKPAPGQEMHLVLVDNGRTRQLASPDFRNSLKCIRCGACMNTCPVYRRSGGHSYHTAVAGPIGSILAPNIDMKEYADLPFASTLCGSCTNVCPVKIDIHQQLYKWRQVLGEAGAVESTKKVGMTGMDVLFSHPWLYRFAGRAGRWFMQKFPSLANKPGLNPWAIHRDMPKPPEQSFRDWYAQQNQKTNG is encoded by the coding sequence ATGGATACTGCATCTCCCAAACACGCCAAAGCCGCTGAGGCTTTCCTGCGTGACGAGGAAAATACGGACTGGCATAATGAAACACTCTGGTTTGTGCGCAGCAAGCGCGACCGGGCCGCTCAATCGCTGCCTGAGTGGGAGCAATTGCGCGAACAAGCCTCGCAAATAAAGGCGCATACGCTCTCGAAGTTAGACGATTACCTGATCCAGCTGGAAGAAAATGCCCGACAAAACGGCATTATTGTTCACTGGGCAGCCAACGGCGACGAACACAATCAGATCGTGCTGGATATTATGCGGAAGCATAAGGCTACCAAGATCGTCAAGAGTAAGTCCATGCTCACCGAAGAGTGTCATTTGAACCCTTTCCTGATCAAAGAAGGAATTGAGGTTATCGACACGGATTTGGGCGAGCGGATTGTGCAGCTTCGTAATGAGCCGCCGAGCCATATTGTTCTGCCCGCCATTCACCTCAAAAAGAAACACATCGGCGATCTGTTTCACATCCATTTAGGTACTGAAGCCGGAGCAACCGATCCGCAATACCTTACCGAAGCTGCCCGCATTCACCTTCGTCAAAAATTCCTGCTGGCCGACGTAGCCATAACGGGTGTCAATTTCGCCATTGCCGAAACAGGCGGTTTTGTCGTCTGCACCAACGAAGGCAACGCCGATCTGGGTGCCCATCTGGCCAAGGTTCACATTGCCTGCATGGGTATCGAAAAAGTCATTCCGCAGGCCGAACACCTTGGTGTATTCCTGCGACTGCTGGCTCGCTCGGCTACGGGTCAGGCGGTAACGACCTATTCCAGCCATTTCCGGAAACCCGCGCCGGGCCAGGAAATGCATCTGGTGCTGGTCGATAACGGTCGGACACGCCAGTTGGCCAGCCCCGACTTTCGTAACTCACTGAAGTGCATTCGCTGTGGAGCCTGCATGAATACCTGCCCGGTGTATCGGCGTAGTGGCGGACATAGCTACCATACAGCTGTTGCGGGGCCTATCGGTTCCATTCTTGCCCCAAACATCGACATGAAAGAGTATGCTGATTTACCTTTCGCGTCAACGCTCTGCGGCTCATGCACCAACGTTTGCCCCGTTAAGATCGACATCCATCAGCAGTTGTATAAATGGCGGCAGGTATTGGGCGAAGCAGGAGCTGTAGAGTCTACTAAAAAAGTGGGAATGACCGGTATGGATGTTTTATTTAGTCATCCGTGGTTGTATCGGTTTGCCGGTCGGGCAGGACGTTGGTTCATGCAGAAATTTCCGTCGCTGGCCAACAAACCTGGCCTGAATCCGTGGGCCATTCATCGCGATATGCCTAAGCCCCCCGAGCAGAGTTTCCGGGATTGGTATGCTCAACAAAACCAGAAAACAAATGGCTAA
- a CDS encoding (Fe-S)-binding protein, whose amino-acid sequence MNVGLFIPCYVDQFYPNVGIATLRLLESLGVKVVFPMEQTCCGQPMANSGFQSLSAGCDKNFIRNFADCDVVVGPSGSCVLHLKEHLHSDEQPAEATRLRNNVYELCEFLTDVLKVEELPKARFPHRVGLHTSCHGQRGLKLSSMSELVAPKFSKPEHLLNLVDGLDLVPLSQPDECCGFGGTFCVFEEALSSKMGKDRVADHLRHGAEVITGGDMSCLMQLEGVLRRQKSPVRVMHIAEILTSGN is encoded by the coding sequence ATGAACGTAGGCTTATTTATTCCCTGTTACGTCGATCAGTTTTATCCGAATGTGGGCATTGCCACACTACGCTTGCTCGAATCACTCGGTGTTAAAGTTGTGTTTCCAATGGAACAGACCTGCTGCGGCCAGCCAATGGCCAACTCTGGCTTCCAGAGCTTATCGGCCGGTTGCGACAAAAATTTTATCCGCAATTTCGCTGATTGCGACGTTGTTGTCGGGCCTTCCGGCAGTTGTGTCCTGCATTTAAAAGAACACCTTCATTCCGACGAACAACCCGCCGAAGCAACCCGGCTACGCAACAATGTTTATGAACTCTGCGAATTTCTGACGGATGTTCTGAAAGTCGAAGAATTGCCCAAAGCGCGTTTCCCGCATCGGGTGGGGTTACATACCAGTTGCCACGGCCAGCGGGGTCTGAAATTGTCGTCAATGTCAGAACTGGTCGCGCCCAAGTTTTCGAAACCCGAACACTTGCTGAATCTGGTGGATGGCCTCGACCTCGTACCACTCTCTCAGCCTGACGAATGCTGTGGCTTCGGTGGCACATTCTGCGTGTTTGAAGAAGCGTTGTCATCCAAGATGGGGAAAGATCGCGTCGCTGATCACCTCCGTCATGGCGCTGAAGTGATTACAGGTGGCGACATGTCGTGCCTGATGCAGTTAGAAGGTGTTTTACGTCGTCAGAAAAGTCCGGTACGCGTGATGCACATTGCCGAAATTCTGACATCAGGGAATTAA
- the rhaT gene encoding L-rhamnose/proton symporter RhaT, whose protein sequence is MNAILGVFYHAVGGFASGSFYLPFRNVKQWSWESAWIVGGVASWIIVPWVMGSITVHGLVPSITSADSNTLFWTYFFGVLWGIGGLTFGLTMRYLGISLGMAVALGYCSAFGTLVPPIWDGKIDMLLYTSTGHYTLGGVALCLVGIAVCGWAGVLKERELNPAQQKATVAEFNLKKGIIVATISGILSACFAFALTAGKPIAKMAVTNGTDPLWQNNAIYPVLMFGGFTTNFIWCMILNRRNRSFGDYTDSQTPLLRNYIWAMLAGTTWYFQFFFYGMGDNYLPDGIRFAGWTMHMAFIITFSTLWGLVLWEWRGASRRTYSVVFAGLLLIVLSTVLIGLGTQA, encoded by the coding sequence ATGAATGCCATTTTGGGAGTTTTTTATCATGCTGTCGGCGGGTTTGCTTCCGGCAGTTTTTATTTGCCCTTCCGTAACGTTAAGCAATGGTCGTGGGAGAGTGCCTGGATTGTCGGCGGGGTGGCATCATGGATCATTGTGCCCTGGGTAATGGGTAGTATAACCGTACATGGGCTTGTTCCGAGTATTACATCGGCCGATAGCAATACGCTCTTCTGGACCTACTTTTTTGGCGTTCTCTGGGGTATTGGCGGATTAACCTTCGGCCTGACGATGCGGTATCTGGGTATCTCTCTGGGTATGGCCGTAGCACTGGGTTATTGTTCGGCGTTTGGCACACTCGTACCCCCCATCTGGGACGGAAAAATAGATATGCTTCTCTACACCAGTACGGGCCATTACACTTTGGGCGGAGTTGCGTTATGCTTAGTGGGCATTGCCGTTTGTGGCTGGGCGGGTGTATTGAAAGAGCGGGAACTTAACCCGGCGCAACAAAAAGCCACCGTTGCTGAATTTAACCTTAAAAAAGGGATTATCGTCGCTACCATTTCGGGCATTCTGAGTGCCTGTTTCGCTTTTGCGCTCACAGCAGGGAAACCGATTGCAAAAATGGCCGTTACGAACGGAACCGACCCGCTCTGGCAAAACAATGCCATTTATCCGGTGCTGATGTTCGGTGGCTTTACGACCAATTTCATCTGGTGTATGATTCTAAACCGCCGAAATCGGTCGTTCGGTGATTATACGGATAGTCAGACACCGCTGCTTCGCAACTACATCTGGGCAATGCTCGCCGGAACGACCTGGTATTTTCAGTTTTTCTTCTACGGCATGGGCGATAACTACCTGCCCGATGGCATTCGGTTTGCGGGCTGGACAATGCACATGGCCTTTATTATTACCTTCAGCACACTCTGGGGATTAGTGCTTTGGGAATGGCGGGGAGCCAGCCGCCGAACCTATAGTGTGGTGTTTGCTGGTTTACTACTGATTGTTCTGTCGACCGTATTAATCGGTCTGGGAACCCAGGCTTAA
- a CDS encoding cysteine hydrolase: MNPQKTAVVLIEYQNDFTSPGGSLHDAVKGVMESTNMLANTLDLVQKAREAGAVVIHSPISFQEGYFEITKHPYGILKGVVDSQSFRKGSWGVDIIDSLAPQPGDIVLEGKRGLDAFASTNLDFILRSKGIETIALGGFLTNCCVESTMRSGYEKGFEVVTLTDCTATLSEEEQKFACAKNFPMFSKPMTHDQFLDELTGEAVQEVETRGYSA; the protein is encoded by the coding sequence ATGAATCCGCAAAAAACTGCCGTTGTCCTGATCGAATATCAGAACGATTTTACGTCGCCGGGTGGTAGCCTGCACGATGCCGTTAAGGGTGTAATGGAATCAACCAACATGCTGGCCAACACCCTCGATCTGGTCCAGAAAGCCCGTGAAGCCGGAGCCGTTGTTATTCATTCGCCGATTAGCTTTCAGGAAGGCTATTTTGAGATTACGAAGCATCCATATGGGATTCTGAAAGGTGTGGTCGACAGTCAATCCTTCCGGAAAGGTTCGTGGGGCGTTGACATTATCGACTCGCTGGCCCCACAACCCGGTGATATTGTGCTGGAAGGCAAGCGCGGTCTTGATGCGTTCGCCAGTACCAATCTTGACTTTATTCTTCGGAGTAAAGGCATCGAAACGATTGCGCTGGGTGGTTTTCTTACCAATTGTTGTGTGGAATCGACCATGCGATCTGGTTACGAAAAAGGCTTTGAAGTCGTGACGCTTACCGACTGTACCGCCACACTTAGCGAAGAAGAACAAAAATTTGCCTGCGCCAAAAACTTCCCGATGTTTTCTAAACCCATGACCCACGATCAGTTTTTAGATGAACTGACAGGTGAAGCTGTTCAGGAAGTAGAAACACGGGGCTACTCGGCCTGA
- a CDS encoding GNAT family N-acetyltransferase, with translation MTITTVQSEADVQGILALQQANLRKNVPIEVQVEQGFVTVEHDPAVLSRMNLEAPSIIAKDGEKVVGYALTMLPEFGADVPELLPLFGLIDTLQYDGKPLRDHAWYVMGQVCVADGYRGQRVFDRMFQHHRDVYSDRYQVLITDISANNIRSLRAHARVGFESLHEFYDPAIGETWVIVLWDFQK, from the coding sequence ATGACTATCACCACCGTCCAGTCTGAAGCTGATGTGCAGGGAATTCTGGCTCTGCAACAGGCAAACCTCCGCAAAAATGTACCCATCGAGGTCCAGGTCGAGCAGGGGTTCGTAACGGTCGAGCATGACCCCGCCGTTCTGAGCCGCATGAATCTGGAGGCTCCAAGCATTATTGCCAAAGATGGCGAAAAGGTAGTCGGTTACGCCCTGACGATGCTGCCGGAATTCGGAGCCGATGTTCCGGAATTATTACCTCTTTTCGGATTGATCGACACACTACAATACGATGGTAAACCTCTACGCGACCATGCCTGGTATGTAATGGGGCAGGTTTGTGTGGCAGATGGTTATCGGGGACAACGGGTATTCGACCGGATGTTTCAGCACCACCGCGATGTTTATAGCGACCGATATCAGGTCTTAATAACCGATATTTCGGCTAACAACATCCGCTCCCTTCGCGCTCACGCTCGCGTTGGCTTCGAATCACTACACGAATTCTACGACCCAGCCATTGGCGAAACCTGGGTGATTGTCTTGTGGGACTTCCAGAAGTGA
- a CDS encoding mandelate racemase/muconate lactonizing enzyme family protein: MKITQIALYRFDIPLKAPIAISLGTIENARNILVEIQTDEHITGWGEGSPFWMIVGETQASGLAAADDMARLLIGRDPLDIEGCINALTRYLPGHPTTRSAFDMALYDIASKAARMPLYQFLGGSKRPLVTDETIYINTPERMVEDAMRIQEKGADAIKVKLGTTLQDDIRRIEAIRKAIGDSTPIRTDANQGWDVVTASGVLRAIGNWNVQYCEQPIKRHDIAGLRQIRQLSTVPIMADESLFDSTDAIRLVREEAVDYFNIKLSKSGGIFEALKINAIAEAAGIPCMIGCMSESRLALTANAHFAAARQNVRFCDLDGCFEHAHDPIYGGITYNGYQITLPDTPGIGAEVDSAFLAKSERMTIS, encoded by the coding sequence ATGAAAATCACCCAGATTGCCCTCTATCGCTTCGACATTCCGCTGAAAGCACCAATTGCTATTTCACTGGGTACGATTGAAAACGCCCGGAACATACTAGTCGAAATTCAAACCGACGAACATATCACCGGTTGGGGCGAAGGGTCACCTTTCTGGATGATCGTTGGCGAAACGCAGGCATCGGGCCTGGCTGCGGCCGATGACATGGCCCGACTGCTGATTGGTCGTGATCCGCTCGATATAGAAGGTTGTATCAATGCACTGACACGATACCTGCCCGGCCACCCGACTACGCGCTCGGCCTTCGATATGGCTCTGTATGACATTGCTTCCAAAGCCGCCCGGATGCCGCTCTACCAATTTTTAGGCGGATCGAAACGGCCACTCGTCACCGATGAAACGATCTATATCAACACGCCCGAACGGATGGTGGAAGATGCGATGCGGATTCAGGAAAAGGGTGCAGATGCCATCAAGGTAAAGTTGGGCACCACATTACAAGACGATATCAGACGTATCGAAGCCATTCGAAAAGCGATTGGCGATAGTACACCCATCCGCACCGACGCCAATCAGGGATGGGATGTAGTGACTGCTTCAGGTGTGCTCCGTGCTATTGGTAATTGGAATGTACAATACTGCGAGCAACCGATTAAGCGTCATGATATTGCCGGGCTACGCCAAATTCGCCAGCTTTCGACCGTGCCGATCATGGCCGATGAAAGCCTGTTCGATTCGACGGATGCGATCCGGCTGGTACGTGAAGAAGCCGTTGATTACTTCAATATTAAACTCTCCAAAAGCGGAGGCATTTTTGAAGCCCTCAAAATCAACGCCATCGCCGAAGCCGCCGGTATCCCCTGCATGATCGGGTGTATGTCGGAGTCGCGGTTGGCATTAACAGCCAACGCACATTTTGCTGCTGCCCGTCAAAATGTGCGTTTCTGCGATCTGGATGGCTGTTTTGAACACGCCCATGATCCGATCTACGGCGGCATTACCTACAACGGTTATCAGATTACGCTACCCGATACACCCGGAATTGGTGCTGAAGTAGACTCCGCGTTCCTGGCCAAATCGGAGCGAATGACAATTAGTTAA
- a CDS encoding amidohydrolase family protein: MKNLLYLPAILLTGLVACGQPKPAQPAEPLGFEEYDPVSTLKVPEHKLTRSKYPFIDVHNHQYQMDNADLSKLIAQMDSLNMGLMVNLSGRGFSSNETESTKFFDNAMANVQKSNPKRLALFTNLNFGDVNDKDWTAKAVKTLEDDIKKGARGLKIYKNLGFSVKDDKGKRVRVDDPRLDPIWAKCGELGVPVLIHTADPKSFWDPMDRYNERWLELKLHAGRKRSPNDPVPWEQLIAEQHNVFRKHPKTTFIAAHMGWYPNDLNKLDSLMKVFPNMNVEIGAVIAELGRQPRASRKFFEKYQDRILFGKDSWVPSEYATYFRVLETDDEYFPYHKKYHAFWRMYGMGLPDEVLKKVYYKNALRIIPGLDKGQFPK; encoded by the coding sequence ATGAAGAACCTCCTCTACCTTCCGGCAATCCTGCTGACAGGATTAGTTGCCTGTGGTCAGCCTAAACCTGCCCAACCCGCCGAACCTCTGGGCTTTGAAGAATATGATCCGGTTTCGACGCTAAAAGTGCCGGAACATAAACTAACACGCTCGAAATATCCATTCATCGATGTGCATAACCATCAGTATCAGATGGATAATGCCGATCTGAGCAAGCTTATTGCGCAGATGGATAGCCTGAATATGGGGTTGATGGTTAACCTGAGCGGACGCGGATTTAGTAGCAACGAAACCGAAAGCACTAAATTCTTCGATAATGCAATGGCCAATGTTCAGAAAAGCAACCCGAAACGGCTGGCCCTGTTCACAAACCTTAATTTCGGCGATGTGAACGATAAAGACTGGACAGCGAAGGCTGTAAAAACCCTTGAAGACGACATAAAAAAAGGAGCCCGCGGATTGAAGATCTATAAAAATCTGGGATTCAGCGTCAAAGACGACAAAGGCAAGCGCGTTCGCGTGGATGATCCACGCCTTGACCCCATCTGGGCCAAATGTGGTGAACTGGGCGTTCCGGTATTGATTCATACAGCCGATCCCAAATCGTTCTGGGACCCCATGGACCGCTACAACGAACGCTGGCTCGAACTGAAGCTCCACGCTGGTCGCAAACGCTCTCCGAATGACCCTGTCCCCTGGGAACAACTCATTGCCGAGCAGCACAATGTATTCCGCAAACACCCGAAAACTACGTTCATTGCGGCACACATGGGCTGGTATCCGAATGACCTCAATAAACTCGACAGTTTAATGAAAGTTTTCCCAAACATGAATGTCGAGATTGGGGCTGTTATTGCCGAACTGGGCCGCCAGCCCCGAGCCTCCCGGAAGTTTTTCGAGAAATATCAGGATCGTATTCTATTTGGTAAAGACAGTTGGGTTCCATCAGAATATGCGACTTATTTCCGCGTCCTCGAAACCGACGATGAATATTTCCCTTACCATAAAAAATACCATGCGTTCTGGCGCATGTATGGCATGGGGCTTCCGGATGAAGTTCTGAAAAAGGTGTATTACAAAAATGCCCTGCGCATTATTCCTGGCCTTGATAAGGGGCAGTTTCCGAAGTAA
- a CDS encoding M16 family metallopeptidase, with protein sequence MIYYEQFVLDNGLRVFVHEDESTPIAAVNILYNVGSRDEDPSRTGFAHLFEHLMFGGSRHIPSYDEPLQKVGGENNAFTSPDITNYYITLPAANLETAFWLESDRMLSLSFDPQVLDVQQKVVIEEFKQRYLNQPYGDVWLKLRPLAYQQHPYRWATIGKDISHIENATLDDVKAFFFKYYLPNNAILVVAGNVTVEQIKQLCKKWFEPIPAGEQYIRQLPSEPIQGEARKLETSAKVPLNGLYKAYHMPGRFDLDFYRTDLLSDMLGRSKSSRLYQKLLRDNPLFSNVGAYLTSSIDPGLLVVQGTLNAGISLEEADAAVEAVIQEFVEQTVPEDELAKVKNQAEATLAFAEVELLNRAMNLAFAANSGNPDLVNEEAAHIQAVTADDVQSIAGKVLRKENCSTLYYRAA encoded by the coding sequence ATGATTTATTACGAACAGTTTGTGCTGGACAATGGCCTGCGGGTTTTTGTTCATGAAGATGAATCGACGCCCATAGCGGCTGTTAATATTCTCTATAATGTTGGCTCCCGCGACGAAGATCCGTCACGCACAGGCTTTGCCCACTTGTTCGAGCATCTGATGTTCGGCGGTTCACGGCACATACCGAGCTACGATGAACCGTTGCAGAAGGTTGGGGGCGAAAACAATGCCTTTACCAGCCCCGACATTACCAATTATTACATCACCCTTCCGGCAGCCAATCTGGAAACGGCTTTCTGGCTCGAATCAGATCGAATGCTGAGCCTTTCTTTCGATCCACAGGTACTCGATGTACAACAGAAAGTAGTGATCGAAGAATTTAAGCAGCGGTATTTGAACCAGCCTTATGGCGACGTATGGCTGAAACTGCGGCCGCTCGCGTATCAACAGCACCCCTACCGCTGGGCAACCATTGGCAAAGACATCAGTCATATTGAAAATGCCACACTGGACGATGTAAAAGCATTTTTCTTTAAATATTATCTGCCCAATAACGCGATTCTGGTGGTGGCAGGCAACGTAACCGTTGAGCAGATCAAGCAGTTATGCAAGAAGTGGTTTGAGCCAATTCCGGCGGGAGAGCAGTACATCCGGCAGTTACCGTCTGAGCCGATCCAGGGCGAAGCCCGAAAGCTGGAAACATCGGCAAAAGTCCCCCTAAATGGCTTATATAAAGCCTATCACATGCCCGGTCGTTTTGATCTTGATTTCTACCGTACCGATCTCCTGAGTGATATGCTTGGGCGGAGCAAATCGTCACGGCTCTATCAGAAACTACTCCGCGACAACCCATTATTCAGCAACGTAGGCGCTTATCTTACCTCGTCTATCGATCCTGGCCTTCTGGTCGTTCAGGGAACGTTGAATGCGGGTATCTCTCTCGAAGAAGCTGACGCAGCCGTCGAAGCCGTTATTCAGGAATTTGTTGAGCAGACCGTGCCAGAAGATGAGTTGGCCAAAGTGAAAAATCAGGCTGAAGCAACGCTTGCTTTCGCAGAAGTTGAACTGCTGAATCGGGCCATGAATCTTGCGTTCGCGGCCAATTCGGGCAATCCGGATCTTGTCAATGAGGAAGCCGCTCACATTCAGGCCGTCACCGCCGATGATGTACAGAGCATAGCAGGCAAGGTGCTGCGGAAAGAAAACTGTTCGACGCTGTATTACCGGGCTGCGTAG
- a CDS encoding tetratricopeptide repeat protein has translation MKNILFFLSLLCLPLCMRAQALTDSGLQQTVLKTLDHIYNFEFSEADGLIRQIQSRYPQHPVSPILKATELELQYLPLHENKVATAQFVQAANQGLELAKKMLDKNEDDPEGVFFALTAHSYLASLYNNKGESLKAVGESKKAYSFLRTGFALVNKSPDFHFTSGLYNYYIERYPMDHSVVRPFMLFFQDGDMVQGLKQMDVASKKGMFMRPVANYYLAHIYLKHEMNPVRAVVYTKYLADKYSNNPLFGMINAESLLLSGRYTEARLYVQRLKQMSNKLVPLAVNTFEGMLAEYADKDDKAAAQFYETALKLPFSESYTKEYHAFAYSGIARIAARSNDRNRARQYYKKALAVGEYKSLIQEAKAYR, from the coding sequence TTGAAAAATATCCTTTTTTTTCTCAGCCTGTTGTGCCTGCCGCTATGTATGCGGGCTCAGGCCTTAACTGACTCAGGCCTGCAACAAACTGTTCTGAAAACGCTGGATCATATCTATAATTTCGAGTTTTCGGAAGCCGATGGGTTAATTCGGCAGATTCAGTCCCGGTATCCACAGCACCCCGTCAGCCCGATTCTTAAAGCCACTGAACTGGAGTTGCAGTATTTGCCCCTTCACGAGAATAAAGTGGCTACGGCGCAATTCGTTCAGGCCGCGAATCAGGGGCTGGAGCTGGCTAAAAAGATGCTCGATAAAAACGAAGATGATCCGGAAGGGGTGTTTTTTGCCTTGACGGCCCACAGTTATCTGGCTTCGCTGTATAATAACAAAGGCGAGTCCCTTAAAGCTGTCGGTGAGTCGAAAAAAGCGTATAGTTTTCTACGGACGGGTTTCGCCTTAGTGAATAAGAGTCCTGATTTTCATTTCACATCGGGTCTTTACAATTATTACATAGAACGCTACCCGATGGATCATTCGGTTGTTCGGCCGTTCATGCTTTTCTTTCAGGATGGCGATATGGTACAAGGCCTGAAACAGATGGACGTTGCCAGCAAAAAAGGTATGTTTATGCGACCCGTGGCCAATTACTACCTGGCTCATATCTACCTCAAGCATGAGATGAACCCCGTCCGGGCGGTTGTTTATACGAAATACCTGGCTGATAAATACTCAAATAACCCGTTGTTTGGTATGATCAACGCAGAGTCTTTGTTGCTGTCGGGACGGTATACCGAAGCGCGACTTTACGTGCAACGGTTGAAGCAAATGTCCAATAAGCTCGTACCCCTGGCTGTCAACACATTCGAGGGTATGCTGGCCGAATATGCCGATAAAGATGATAAAGCGGCCGCCCAGTTCTACGAGACAGCTCTTAAATTACCCTTCAGTGAATCCTATACGAAGGAATATCATGCCTTTGCCTATAGCGGAATTGCACGGATTGCCGCTCGCTCCAACGATCGGAACCGGGCCAGACAATACTATAAAAAAGCGTTGGCTGTTGGGGAATATAAGTCGTTAATCCAGGAAGCGAAAGCGTATAGGTAA
- a CDS encoding phosphotriesterase family protein encodes MYSRRSFLQSSLAGLLFVRKPKRIIQTVTGPLSASAMGLTLIHEHVLVDFIGADRISQDRWNRSEVVAKMLPHLTELKQMGCQTILDCTPSYLGKDPLLLKQLSQQSGVRILTNTGYYGASDNKFIPAHARTETADQLAERWVADFEKGIDGTDIRPGFIKIGVNPGSLSELHRKLVIAAARTHKRTGLTICSHTGPYIPAFEELAILKKEGVRPEAFVWVHAQGSNTVHYARFVREGAWVSLDGLDDSNVDKYAETLLLMKENRFLHRTLLSHDAGWYDPAKPDGGSIDRDYTVLFKRLMPILNKQGFTKNDWKQILVDNPAEAFSLSEPGFK; translated from the coding sequence ATGTACTCCCGTCGTTCGTTTTTGCAAAGCTCACTGGCTGGCCTATTGTTTGTTCGCAAACCCAAACGGATTATTCAGACCGTAACGGGACCGTTATCCGCATCGGCCATGGGTCTGACACTCATTCATGAACACGTGCTGGTAGACTTTATTGGCGCGGACAGGATTAGTCAGGATCGTTGGAATCGAAGCGAGGTCGTTGCAAAAATGCTACCTCATCTGACGGAGTTAAAACAGATGGGTTGTCAAACCATTCTGGATTGTACACCGTCCTACCTTGGTAAAGATCCGCTATTACTAAAGCAACTGTCTCAGCAATCTGGTGTCCGGATATTGACGAATACGGGTTATTATGGAGCGTCCGATAATAAATTTATACCGGCTCATGCCCGAACTGAAACCGCCGACCAACTGGCCGAACGCTGGGTCGCTGATTTTGAGAAGGGCATTGATGGAACGGATATTCGGCCGGGGTTTATCAAAATCGGAGTTAATCCTGGATCATTGTCGGAACTTCATCGGAAGCTCGTCATAGCGGCCGCCCGTACACACAAACGTACTGGTCTGACCATCTGCTCGCATACAGGCCCCTACATTCCCGCTTTTGAGGAGTTAGCTATTCTGAAAAAGGAAGGTGTTCGGCCAGAGGCATTTGTGTGGGTTCATGCGCAGGGCAGCAATACAGTTCATTATGCCCGTTTTGTTCGGGAAGGTGCCTGGGTTAGCCTGGATGGTTTAGACGACAGCAATGTTGATAAATATGCCGAAACACTCTTGCTGATGAAAGAAAACAGATTCCTTCATCGGACGCTCCTTTCGCACGATGCAGGCTGGTATGATCCTGCGAAACCAGATGGAGGCTCCATTGACCGGGATTATACAGTCCTGTTTAAACGGCTTATGCCGATCCTGAATAAACAGGGATTCACGAAAAACGACTGGAAACAGATTCTGGTTGATAACCCAGCAGAAGCGTTTAGCCTGTCTGAACCGGGATTTAAATGA